One region of Serinus canaria isolate serCan28SL12 chromosome 25, serCan2020, whole genome shotgun sequence genomic DNA includes:
- the LOC108963687 gene encoding class I histocompatibility antigen, F10 alpha chain-like isoform X4: MAPALGLGLLLGLLGALGDPGGATKVLHSLHYLKLAVSEPSPGVPQYMSIGFVDGIPFTRYDSERGWEEPLTQWIKDGAEPEYWEEQTQINERNQNVAARSLETLQERYNQSGGFHTIQWLSGCDLLSDGSVHGSQRAGYDGRDFISFDLEYGRFVAADSAAEITRRRWEQEEVAEGRMNYLKHVCPEWLRKYVGYGQKELERKEPPDVHVSGKEEHGTLILSCHAYGFYPNTITVSWMKGDDTLDQETERGGIVPNSDGTFHTWARIEALPEEREQYRCRVEHPGMPEPGIFAWEPTSGGNLTVVVAVSVIAAILILIIVLIGFGVWKLKSGRRDWKAYKLAAGKDVGTNSHNTVL; the protein is encoded by the exons ATGGCTCCGGCGCTGGgtctggggctgctcttgggACTCCTGGGGGCCCTGGGAGACCCGGGAGGCGCGACCAAAG TTCTCCACTCCCTGCATTACCTGAAATTAGCAGtgtcagagcccagcccaggggtccCCCAGTACATGTCCATTGGGTTCGTGGATGGGATCCCCTTCACACGCTATGACAGCGAGCGGGGCTGGGAAGAGCCACTGACACAGTGGATAAAGGATGGAGCCGAGCCGGAATATTGGGAGGAGCAGACCCAGATCAATGAGAGGAACCAGAATGTGGCTGCCAGGAGCCTGGAGACACTTCAAGAGCGATACAACCAGAGCGGGG GATTCCACACCATACAGTGGCTTTCTGGCTGTGACCTCCTGTCTGATGGGAGTGTTCATGGATCCCAGCGGGCTGGATACGATGGGCGGGATTTCATCTCCTTTGACCTGGAATATGGGAGATTCGTGGCGGCCGACAGCGCTGCTGAGATCACCAGGAGGCGCTGGGAACAGGAAGAGGTGGCTGAGGGGCGGATGAATTACCTGAAGCACGTCTGCCCAGAATGGCTCCGGAAATACGTCGGGTACgggcagaaggagctggagcgCAAAG AGCCCCCTGATGTCCATGTATCTGGAAAAGAGGAACACGGGACACTGATCCTGTCCTGCCACGCGTACGGATTCTACCCCAACACCATCACAGTCAGCTGGATGAAGGGGGATGATACCTTGGATCAGGAGACGGAGCGGGGCGGGATCGTTCCCAACAGCGACGGCACCTTCCACACCTGGGCCAGGATCGAGGCGCTGCCGGAGGAGCGGGAGCAGTACCGGTGCAGGGTGGAGCATCCCGGCATGCCAGAGCCCGGGATCTTCGCTTGGG AGCCAACATCTGGAGGGAATCTCACCGTGGTGGTCGCTGTGTCTGTCATCGCtgccatcctcatcctcatcatTGTCCTCATCGGATTCGGCGTCTGGAAGCTGAAATCTG GGAGGAGGGACTGGAAGGCATACAAACTGGCAGCCG gGAAGGATGTGGGAACCAACAGCCATAACACAG TGCTTTAA
- the LOC108963687 gene encoding class I histocompatibility antigen, F10 alpha chain-like isoform X3 has product MAPALGLGLLLGLLGALGDPGGATKVLHSLHYLKLAVSEPSPGVPQYMSIGFVDGIPFTRYDSERGWEEPLTQWIKDGAEPEYWEEQTQINERNQNVAARSLETLQERYNQSGGFHTIQWLSGCDLLSDGSVHGSQRAGYDGRDFISFDLEYGRFVAADSAAEITRRRWEQEEVAEGRMNYLKHVCPEWLRKYVGYGQKELERKEPPDVHVSGKEEHGTLILSCHAYGFYPNTITVSWMKGDDTLDQETERGGIVPNSDGTFHTWARIEALPEEREQYRCRVEHPGMPEPGIFAWEPTSGGNLTVVVAVSVIAAILILIIVLIGFGVWKLKSGRRDWKAYKLAAGKDVGTNSHNTVITT; this is encoded by the exons ATGGCTCCGGCGCTGGgtctggggctgctcttgggACTCCTGGGGGCCCTGGGAGACCCGGGAGGCGCGACCAAAG TTCTCCACTCCCTGCATTACCTGAAATTAGCAGtgtcagagcccagcccaggggtccCCCAGTACATGTCCATTGGGTTCGTGGATGGGATCCCCTTCACACGCTATGACAGCGAGCGGGGCTGGGAAGAGCCACTGACACAGTGGATAAAGGATGGAGCCGAGCCGGAATATTGGGAGGAGCAGACCCAGATCAATGAGAGGAACCAGAATGTGGCTGCCAGGAGCCTGGAGACACTTCAAGAGCGATACAACCAGAGCGGGG GATTCCACACCATACAGTGGCTTTCTGGCTGTGACCTCCTGTCTGATGGGAGTGTTCATGGATCCCAGCGGGCTGGATACGATGGGCGGGATTTCATCTCCTTTGACCTGGAATATGGGAGATTCGTGGCGGCCGACAGCGCTGCTGAGATCACCAGGAGGCGCTGGGAACAGGAAGAGGTGGCTGAGGGGCGGATGAATTACCTGAAGCACGTCTGCCCAGAATGGCTCCGGAAATACGTCGGGTACgggcagaaggagctggagcgCAAAG AGCCCCCTGATGTCCATGTATCTGGAAAAGAGGAACACGGGACACTGATCCTGTCCTGCCACGCGTACGGATTCTACCCCAACACCATCACAGTCAGCTGGATGAAGGGGGATGATACCTTGGATCAGGAGACGGAGCGGGGCGGGATCGTTCCCAACAGCGACGGCACCTTCCACACCTGGGCCAGGATCGAGGCGCTGCCGGAGGAGCGGGAGCAGTACCGGTGCAGGGTGGAGCATCCCGGCATGCCAGAGCCCGGGATCTTCGCTTGGG AGCCAACATCTGGAGGGAATCTCACCGTGGTGGTCGCTGTGTCTGTCATCGCtgccatcctcatcctcatcatTGTCCTCATCGGATTCGGCGTCTGGAAGCTGAAATCTG GGAGGAGGGACTGGAAGGCATACAAACTGGCAGCCG gGAAGGATGTGGGAACCAACAGCCATAACACAG TAATCACCACCTGA
- the LOC127060482 gene encoding class I histocompatibility antigen, F10 alpha chain-like: protein MEPSRDIGRGRPRSARDGDTWRPGTWRHCRTGTTRAGVYGCDLLSDGSIRGSSRLGYDGWDHLSFDPKSGKFVPANSSAETNGKHWEQEGIEVERWTNYLKHLCPESLRKYVGYRQKELEHKEPPDVHMSGREEHGTLILSCHAYGFYPNTITVSWMKGSDTLDQETERGGIVPNSDGTFHTWARIEALPEEREQYRCRVEHPGMPEPRIFAWEPTSGGNLTVVVAVSVIAAILILIGFGFSVWKLQSGRRDRSGYNPAAGRDMGTNSSSTVFLRQETQILTMLHFWCEIILLWAINPGSLHQCLEVLLWEPGMGMGSLGQRWRHREQGWGHHEQDGRIRSWIETPGAGWGLVSHTQLHPLQFISCSMPHVQGAPRAVWLPWVLGGTVGWWGGHARPCCPQWSLSVPKSGLGISERCSCGLRGREFFGILCVVLH, encoded by the exons ATGGAGCCGAGCCGGGATATTGGGAGAGGCAGACCCAGATCTGCGAGGGATGGCGACACGTGGAGGCCAGGAACCTGGAGACACTGCAGGACCGGTACAACCAGAGCGGGG GTTTATGGCTGTGATCTCCTGTCTGATGGGAGCATCCGTGGATCCAGTCGGCTCGGCTATGACGGATGGGATCATCTCTCCTTTGACCCAAAATCTGGGAAATTCGTGCCAGCCAACAGTTCTGCTGAGACCAACGGGAAGCACTGGGAACAGGAAGGGATTGAGGTTGAGAGGTGGACGAATTACCTGAAGCATCTCTGCCCCGAATCTCTCCGGAAATACGTTGGATAtaggcagaaggagctggagcacaaAG AGCCCCCTGATGTCCACATGTCTGGAAGAGAGGAACACGGGACGCTGATCCTGTCCTGCCACGCGTACGGATTCTACCCCAACACCATCACAGTCAGCTGGATGAAGGGGAGTGATACCTTGGATCAGGAGACGGAGCGGGGCGGGATCGTTCCCAACAGCGACGGCACCTTCCACACCTGGGCCAGGATCGAGGCGCTGCCGGAGGAGCGGGAGCAGTACCGGTGCAGGGTGGAGCATCCCGGCATGCCAGAGCCCAGGATCTTCGCTTGGG AGCCAACATCTGGCGGGAATCTCACCGTGGTGGTCGCTGTGTCCGTCATTGCtgccatcctcatcctcattgGATTCGGATTCAGCGTCTGGAAGCTCCAATCTG ggaggagggacaggagtGGATACAACCCGGCAGCTG gaAGGGACATGGGAACCAACAGCTCAAGCACAG tgtttttaaGGCAAGAAACACAAATACTCACAATGCTTCACTTCTGGTGTGAAATTATCCTGCTTTGGGCAATAAATCCGGGTTCCCTTCACCAGTGTCTGGAAGTTCTTCTCTGGGAgccaggaatgggaatggggtcACTGGGACAGAGATGGAGACAccgggagcagggatggggacaccacGAGCAGGACGGGCGCATCAGGAGCTGGATTGAGAcaccaggagcaggatggggactTGTTAGCCAcacccagctccatcccctgcaATTCATTTCCTGCTCCATGCCACATGTCCAAGGTGCCCCCAGGGCGGTATGGCTGCCTTGGGTTCTTGGAGGGACAGTGGGATGGTGGGGGGGTCATGCCAGGCCTTGTTGTCCCCAGTGGTCCTTGAGTGTCCCAAAATCAGGGCTTGGGATCTCAGAGAGGTGCTCTTGTGGTTTGAGAGGAcgtgagttttttgggattctgtgtgttgtattgcactaa
- the LOC108963687 gene encoding class I histocompatibility antigen, F10 alpha chain-like isoform X1, producing the protein MAPALGLGLLLGLLGALGDPGGATKVLHSLHYLKLAVSEPSPGVPQYMSIGFVDGIPFTRYDSERGWEEPLTQWIKDGAEPEYWEEQTQINERNQNVAARSLETLQERYNQSGGFHTIQWLSGCDLLSDGSVHGSQRAGYDGRDFISFDLEYGRFVAADSAAEITRRRWEQEEVAEGRMNYLKHVCPEWLRKYVGYGQKELERKEPPDVHVSGKEEHGTLILSCHAYGFYPNTITVSWMKGDDTLDQETERGGIVPNSDGTFHTWARIEALPEEREQYRCRVEHPGMPEPGIFAWEPTSGGNLTVVVAVSVIAAILILIIVLIGFGVWKLKSGNTRDGGWEGTQIHLALFWESCATDADPTLFPQGGGTGRHTNWQPVSSNGRSSSGSPLCRSQDGSWG; encoded by the exons ATGGCTCCGGCGCTGGgtctggggctgctcttgggACTCCTGGGGGCCCTGGGAGACCCGGGAGGCGCGACCAAAG TTCTCCACTCCCTGCATTACCTGAAATTAGCAGtgtcagagcccagcccaggggtccCCCAGTACATGTCCATTGGGTTCGTGGATGGGATCCCCTTCACACGCTATGACAGCGAGCGGGGCTGGGAAGAGCCACTGACACAGTGGATAAAGGATGGAGCCGAGCCGGAATATTGGGAGGAGCAGACCCAGATCAATGAGAGGAACCAGAATGTGGCTGCCAGGAGCCTGGAGACACTTCAAGAGCGATACAACCAGAGCGGGG GATTCCACACCATACAGTGGCTTTCTGGCTGTGACCTCCTGTCTGATGGGAGTGTTCATGGATCCCAGCGGGCTGGATACGATGGGCGGGATTTCATCTCCTTTGACCTGGAATATGGGAGATTCGTGGCGGCCGACAGCGCTGCTGAGATCACCAGGAGGCGCTGGGAACAGGAAGAGGTGGCTGAGGGGCGGATGAATTACCTGAAGCACGTCTGCCCAGAATGGCTCCGGAAATACGTCGGGTACgggcagaaggagctggagcgCAAAG AGCCCCCTGATGTCCATGTATCTGGAAAAGAGGAACACGGGACACTGATCCTGTCCTGCCACGCGTACGGATTCTACCCCAACACCATCACAGTCAGCTGGATGAAGGGGGATGATACCTTGGATCAGGAGACGGAGCGGGGCGGGATCGTTCCCAACAGCGACGGCACCTTCCACACCTGGGCCAGGATCGAGGCGCTGCCGGAGGAGCGGGAGCAGTACCGGTGCAGGGTGGAGCATCCCGGCATGCCAGAGCCCGGGATCTTCGCTTGGG AGCCAACATCTGGAGGGAATCTCACCGTGGTGGTCGCTGTGTCTGTCATCGCtgccatcctcatcctcatcatTGTCCTCATCGGATTCGGCGTCTGGAAGCTGAAATCTGGTAACACACGGGATGGGGGTTGGGAAGGGACACAGATCCACCTGGCACTGTTCTGGGAATCCTGTGCCACTGACGCTGATCCCACTTTGTTTCCACAGGGAGGAGGGACTGGAAGGCATACAAACTGGCAGCCGGTGAGTTCCAATGGCAGATCCAGCTCTGGATCCCCTCTGTGCAGATCCCAGGATGGATCCTGGGGTTAA